The following are from one region of the Siniperca chuatsi isolate FFG_IHB_CAS linkage group LG13, ASM2008510v1, whole genome shotgun sequence genome:
- the lrrc53 gene encoding uncharacterized protein lrrc53 isoform X1 translates to MISILLMLLLSVIRAQRVSPVPSCPATCVVCSDDAVICHRLAHIIDAPDTTQALLLTEGSISTVQPASLSDLSNITVIGLSHNHISVLGEQSFRNLPFLHTLLLDHNLLTSQALQGGALTNLTQLEVLALGHNLINMIRGAWLKGNKALRSLKLEGNLLTCLDTDSFPQTDLKDLESLDLSDNLIDHLDRNSFGGLVSLQTLDLSRNRLSSAPAEAFSYLSWLANLNLDLNSWNCSCQLLELAAFLSTFIQQPNKTLYNGRRMVCVSADNPAVTTVLELTEANCVPSNQNITVQIETRGSMTPQLYARDLAITAVICFIGGVGLTLLVVLIYHQVSRRKKLKESKRQKEEEEGSSTVANHHVNHLDVSEKRRDLFLQANSSQPWDTEAMTLDARIDGHGGQFRSRADENLSHFRCLDCSTEGQRRMGQNLMRGNNRINGGMEAEEEREKRRMRMMTEDERGTQQGIFNRDIPNRLFSHSNTNSSSYPWKEIFSQRPETLTDYKTNREMGESHSTDMEGKSRRHETLHCERCHRTYRPPEQNMRQARIHINMRDSALFDDFPSQYRQIDRGRNVNHNQSDMLKNTEWRRATRNVTFDLESPRTLEQGKSQGDEGGRGKREEEEWTTRDKDRGRVRGHKAKVQSSRLLKVKLNLNPLQKSKVHPKRKTDHGHSEKSNSKKSKDKRQDGKQREEKEGKGKSGKKTKGSSKKMKKSITKRLTEDGVEEKEEEDRGGGQKSKTSSKQKKMTSKSGQRSQGSTEGDEGENTHPENSQSGYTTNIADQSASAIAIGQGQNLQAGSIQYQGAGLELGSAQLSVQYPVSLSTTDRNHTTNTGSVGSQLTASSLSQGGNFLLNTIAQGSNTLFPSYPAKSIAPSIAISGPNMAPSGAPDSFSRQAGVGLTFPTTSLLANTVHANPLQASAIHTSPLHTSQLAELASILAANPAIPPAQSLSQSRPPSDSSPLVAKLKSDPAQGPGLQTGEVHQLPSESQAPQTKESLSLPTQAPPSVDGSFGVTSQAPGPLTTVENLSNNNSQTEMGHVPAGSTVNMSAGGVALTEGLAAGVSGGSMQAADVCVSGISAPSMSTQSVSSTGDAVAAAALLQQEYLSEEGGSSPRRKLRLVLPEKTSSRPPTALERKIR, encoded by the exons ATGATCA GTATTTtgttgatgttgctgctgtcagtcatcagAGCCCAGCGTGTGTCCCCTGTCCCATCATGCCCTGCTACCTGTGTGGTTTGTTCTGATGATGCCGTCATCTGTCACAGACTGGCTCACATTATTG aCGCTCCAGACACAACCCAGGCTTTGCTGCTAACAGAGGGCTCCATCTCCACAGTCCAGCCTGCCTCACTGTCTGACCTCAGCAACATTACTGTCATAG GTCTCAGTCATAACCATATCTCAGTGCTGGGTGAACAGTCCTTCAGAAATCTGCCGTTCCTCCACACTTTACTGCTGGACCACAACCTCCTGACCAGCCAGGCCCTACAGGGTGGAGCTCTGACCAATCTAACCCAGCTAGAGGTCCTTGCCCTGGGCCACAACCTCATCAACATG ATCCGAGGTGCCTGGCTTAAAGGTAACAAGGCCCTGCGGAGCCTGAAACTGGAAGGAAACCTGCTAACCTGTTTGGACACTGATTCCTTCCCTCAGACTGACCTCAAAGATCTGGAGAGTCTGGATCTGTCAGATAACCTGATAGATCATCTGGATAGAAACAG CTTTGGTGGGTTGGTGAGCCTGCAGACTCTGGATCTGTCCAGAAACCGTCTGAGTTCTGCTCCTGCTGAGGCTTTTTCCTACCTCAGCTGGCTGGCAAACCTCAACCTGGACCTCAACTCATGGAACTGCTCCTGTCAGCTGTTGGAACTAGCTGCCTTCCTGTCCACCTTCATACAACAACCCAACAAG ACTCTCTATAATGGCCGTaggatggtgtgtgtgagcGCTGACAACCCAGCTGTAACCACAGTGCTGGAGCTGACTGAGGCCAACTGTGTCCCATCCAATCAGAACATCACAGTGCAGATAGAGACAAGAGGCAGCATGACGCCTCAACTGTATGCTCGAGATCTGGCCATCACTGCAGTCATCTGCTTTATTG GTGGTGTTGGCTTGACCCTGCTTGTAGTCCTGATCTACCATCAAGTGTCTCGGAGGAAGAAActgaaagaaagtaaaagacaaaaagaggaagaagagggaagcAGCACAGTTGCGAATCACCATGTCAATCACCTAGATGTTAGTGAAAAGAGGAGGGACCTCTTCTTGCAAGCAAATAGCAGCCAGCCTTGGGACACGGAAGCCATGACGTTAGATGCAAGGATAGATGGCCATGGTGGCCAGTTTAGGTCTAGAGCTGATGAAAACCTCAGTCATTTTAGGTGCCTGGACTGTAGCACCGAAGGACAGAGAAGGATGGGGCAGAACCTGATGAGAGGGAACAACAGGATAAATGGAGGTatggaggcagaggaggaaagagagaagaggagaatgaGGATGATGACAGAGGACGAAAGGGGGACTCAACAGGGAATCTTTAACAGGGACATTCCTAACAGGCTTTTTTCTCATAGCAACACCAATTCTTCCTCTTATCCATGGAAAGAAATCTTCAGTCAGAGACCAGAGACCCTGACTGATTataagacaaacagagagatggGAGAGAGTCACAGTACTGATATGGAAGGTAAGAGCAGAAGACATGAGACTTTACACTGCGAGAGGTGCCACAGGACATACAGACCACCAGAGCAGAACATGAGACAAGCGAGGATTCACATCAACATGAGAGACTCTGCTCTGTTTGATGACTTCCCTTCTCAGTACAGACAGATTGACAGGGGTAGGAATGTTAACCACAACCAGTCTGACATGCTGAAGAACACAGAGTGGAGAAGAGCAACAAGAAACGTAACGTTTGATCTGGAGAGTCCGAGAACCCTAGAGCAAGGAAAAAGTCAAGGGGacgagggaggaagaggaaagagggaggaggaagagtggaCCACCAGAGACAAGGACAGAGGAAGAGTAAGAGGACACAAAGCTAAAGTCCAGTCAAGCCGGTTACTGAAGGTTAAACTAAACTTGAACCCGCTACAAAAAAGCAAAGTCCATCCTAAGAGGAAAACCGACCACGGCCACTCAGAGAAAAGCAACTCAAAGAAGAGTAAAGATAAAAGGCAGGAtggaaaacaaagagaagagaaggaagggaAAGGAAAGTCTGGTAAGAAAACAAAGGGTAGCagcaagaaaatgaagaaatccATCACTAAAAGATTGACTGAGGATGGTGtggaagagaaggaagaagaagacagaggaggaggacagaaaagcaaaacatcctctaagcagaaaaaaatgacttcCAAAAGTGGGCAACGCAGCCAGGGAAGTACAGAAGGTGACGAGGGAGAGAATACACACCCAGAGAACTCCCAATCTGGCTACACCACCAATATTGCTGACCAATCAGCCTCTGCTATTGCCATTGGACAGGGACAAAACTTGCAGGCAGGAAGTATTCAGTATCAGGGAGCTGGATTGGAACTAGGGAGTGCTCAGCTTTCCGTGCAGTATCCCGTATCCCTCTCTACCACTGACAGGAATCACACTACCAACACTGGTTCAGTGGGCTCACAACTGACTGCCAGCAGCCTCTCTCAAGGAGGGAACTTTTTGCTCAACACCATAGCCCAAGGATCTAACACACTGTTCCCCAGCTATCCAGCTAAATCCATTGCTCCTAGCATAGCAATCAGTGGGCCCAACATGGCTCCAAGTGGTGCCCCAGACAGCTTCAGTAGGCAAGCTGGTGTAGGCCTCACGTTTCCTACTACCTCTCTTCTAGCTAACACTGTACATGCTAACCCTTTGCAAGCAAGTGCAATACATACCTCTCCTCTTCACACCTCCCAGCTTGCAGAACTAGCCTCGATCTTAGCAGCAAACCCAGCTATCCCACCTGCGCAGTCCCTCTCACAGAGTCGGCCACCTTCTGACAGCTCTCCTCTTGTAGCAAAACTGAAGTCTGATCCAGCCCAGGGACCAGGCCTGCAGACTGGGGAAGTACATCAGCTGCCCTCTGAATCTCAAGCACCCCAGACCAAGGAGAGCCTCTCTCTCCCAACTCAGGCACCTCCAAGTGTGGATGGTTCGTTTGGGGTGACCTCTCAGGCTCCTGGACCACTAACCACTGTGGAGAATCTGTCAAACAATAACAGTCAGACAGAGATGGGGCATGTACCAGCTGGGTCGACAGTCAATATGTCAGCTGGGGGTGTGGCTCTAACTGAAGGACTTGCAGCAGGGGTGTCAGGAGGCAGCATGCAGgcagcagatgtgtgtgtatcaggTATCTCTGCACCAAGTATGTCTACACAGAGTGTATCTTCCACAGGTGATGCAGTTgcagctgctgcactgctgcagcAGGAGTACCTGTCAGAGGAAGGAGGATCCTCCCCAAGGAGGAAGCTGAGGCTGGTGCTTCCTGAGAAGACGTCCAGCCGACCACCCACCGCACTGGAGAGGAAAATACGCTAA
- the lrrc53 gene encoding uncharacterized protein lrrc53 isoform X2, with protein MIIIRAQRVSPVPSCPATCVVCSDDAVICHRLAHIIDAPDTTQALLLTEGSISTVQPASLSDLSNITVIGLSHNHISVLGEQSFRNLPFLHTLLLDHNLLTSQALQGGALTNLTQLEVLALGHNLINMIRGAWLKGNKALRSLKLEGNLLTCLDTDSFPQTDLKDLESLDLSDNLIDHLDRNSFGGLVSLQTLDLSRNRLSSAPAEAFSYLSWLANLNLDLNSWNCSCQLLELAAFLSTFIQQPNKTLYNGRRMVCVSADNPAVTTVLELTEANCVPSNQNITVQIETRGSMTPQLYARDLAITAVICFIGGVGLTLLVVLIYHQVSRRKKLKESKRQKEEEEGSSTVANHHVNHLDVSEKRRDLFLQANSSQPWDTEAMTLDARIDGHGGQFRSRADENLSHFRCLDCSTEGQRRMGQNLMRGNNRINGGMEAEEEREKRRMRMMTEDERGTQQGIFNRDIPNRLFSHSNTNSSSYPWKEIFSQRPETLTDYKTNREMGESHSTDMEGKSRRHETLHCERCHRTYRPPEQNMRQARIHINMRDSALFDDFPSQYRQIDRGRNVNHNQSDMLKNTEWRRATRNVTFDLESPRTLEQGKSQGDEGGRGKREEEEWTTRDKDRGRVRGHKAKVQSSRLLKVKLNLNPLQKSKVHPKRKTDHGHSEKSNSKKSKDKRQDGKQREEKEGKGKSGKKTKGSSKKMKKSITKRLTEDGVEEKEEEDRGGGQKSKTSSKQKKMTSKSGQRSQGSTEGDEGENTHPENSQSGYTTNIADQSASAIAIGQGQNLQAGSIQYQGAGLELGSAQLSVQYPVSLSTTDRNHTTNTGSVGSQLTASSLSQGGNFLLNTIAQGSNTLFPSYPAKSIAPSIAISGPNMAPSGAPDSFSRQAGVGLTFPTTSLLANTVHANPLQASAIHTSPLHTSQLAELASILAANPAIPPAQSLSQSRPPSDSSPLVAKLKSDPAQGPGLQTGEVHQLPSESQAPQTKESLSLPTQAPPSVDGSFGVTSQAPGPLTTVENLSNNNSQTEMGHVPAGSTVNMSAGGVALTEGLAAGVSGGSMQAADVCVSGISAPSMSTQSVSSTGDAVAAAALLQQEYLSEEGGSSPRRKLRLVLPEKTSSRPPTALERKIR; from the exons ATGATCA tcatcagAGCCCAGCGTGTGTCCCCTGTCCCATCATGCCCTGCTACCTGTGTGGTTTGTTCTGATGATGCCGTCATCTGTCACAGACTGGCTCACATTATTG aCGCTCCAGACACAACCCAGGCTTTGCTGCTAACAGAGGGCTCCATCTCCACAGTCCAGCCTGCCTCACTGTCTGACCTCAGCAACATTACTGTCATAG GTCTCAGTCATAACCATATCTCAGTGCTGGGTGAACAGTCCTTCAGAAATCTGCCGTTCCTCCACACTTTACTGCTGGACCACAACCTCCTGACCAGCCAGGCCCTACAGGGTGGAGCTCTGACCAATCTAACCCAGCTAGAGGTCCTTGCCCTGGGCCACAACCTCATCAACATG ATCCGAGGTGCCTGGCTTAAAGGTAACAAGGCCCTGCGGAGCCTGAAACTGGAAGGAAACCTGCTAACCTGTTTGGACACTGATTCCTTCCCTCAGACTGACCTCAAAGATCTGGAGAGTCTGGATCTGTCAGATAACCTGATAGATCATCTGGATAGAAACAG CTTTGGTGGGTTGGTGAGCCTGCAGACTCTGGATCTGTCCAGAAACCGTCTGAGTTCTGCTCCTGCTGAGGCTTTTTCCTACCTCAGCTGGCTGGCAAACCTCAACCTGGACCTCAACTCATGGAACTGCTCCTGTCAGCTGTTGGAACTAGCTGCCTTCCTGTCCACCTTCATACAACAACCCAACAAG ACTCTCTATAATGGCCGTaggatggtgtgtgtgagcGCTGACAACCCAGCTGTAACCACAGTGCTGGAGCTGACTGAGGCCAACTGTGTCCCATCCAATCAGAACATCACAGTGCAGATAGAGACAAGAGGCAGCATGACGCCTCAACTGTATGCTCGAGATCTGGCCATCACTGCAGTCATCTGCTTTATTG GTGGTGTTGGCTTGACCCTGCTTGTAGTCCTGATCTACCATCAAGTGTCTCGGAGGAAGAAActgaaagaaagtaaaagacaaaaagaggaagaagagggaagcAGCACAGTTGCGAATCACCATGTCAATCACCTAGATGTTAGTGAAAAGAGGAGGGACCTCTTCTTGCAAGCAAATAGCAGCCAGCCTTGGGACACGGAAGCCATGACGTTAGATGCAAGGATAGATGGCCATGGTGGCCAGTTTAGGTCTAGAGCTGATGAAAACCTCAGTCATTTTAGGTGCCTGGACTGTAGCACCGAAGGACAGAGAAGGATGGGGCAGAACCTGATGAGAGGGAACAACAGGATAAATGGAGGTatggaggcagaggaggaaagagagaagaggagaatgaGGATGATGACAGAGGACGAAAGGGGGACTCAACAGGGAATCTTTAACAGGGACATTCCTAACAGGCTTTTTTCTCATAGCAACACCAATTCTTCCTCTTATCCATGGAAAGAAATCTTCAGTCAGAGACCAGAGACCCTGACTGATTataagacaaacagagagatggGAGAGAGTCACAGTACTGATATGGAAGGTAAGAGCAGAAGACATGAGACTTTACACTGCGAGAGGTGCCACAGGACATACAGACCACCAGAGCAGAACATGAGACAAGCGAGGATTCACATCAACATGAGAGACTCTGCTCTGTTTGATGACTTCCCTTCTCAGTACAGACAGATTGACAGGGGTAGGAATGTTAACCACAACCAGTCTGACATGCTGAAGAACACAGAGTGGAGAAGAGCAACAAGAAACGTAACGTTTGATCTGGAGAGTCCGAGAACCCTAGAGCAAGGAAAAAGTCAAGGGGacgagggaggaagaggaaagagggaggaggaagagtggaCCACCAGAGACAAGGACAGAGGAAGAGTAAGAGGACACAAAGCTAAAGTCCAGTCAAGCCGGTTACTGAAGGTTAAACTAAACTTGAACCCGCTACAAAAAAGCAAAGTCCATCCTAAGAGGAAAACCGACCACGGCCACTCAGAGAAAAGCAACTCAAAGAAGAGTAAAGATAAAAGGCAGGAtggaaaacaaagagaagagaaggaagggaAAGGAAAGTCTGGTAAGAAAACAAAGGGTAGCagcaagaaaatgaagaaatccATCACTAAAAGATTGACTGAGGATGGTGtggaagagaaggaagaagaagacagaggaggaggacagaaaagcaaaacatcctctaagcagaaaaaaatgacttcCAAAAGTGGGCAACGCAGCCAGGGAAGTACAGAAGGTGACGAGGGAGAGAATACACACCCAGAGAACTCCCAATCTGGCTACACCACCAATATTGCTGACCAATCAGCCTCTGCTATTGCCATTGGACAGGGACAAAACTTGCAGGCAGGAAGTATTCAGTATCAGGGAGCTGGATTGGAACTAGGGAGTGCTCAGCTTTCCGTGCAGTATCCCGTATCCCTCTCTACCACTGACAGGAATCACACTACCAACACTGGTTCAGTGGGCTCACAACTGACTGCCAGCAGCCTCTCTCAAGGAGGGAACTTTTTGCTCAACACCATAGCCCAAGGATCTAACACACTGTTCCCCAGCTATCCAGCTAAATCCATTGCTCCTAGCATAGCAATCAGTGGGCCCAACATGGCTCCAAGTGGTGCCCCAGACAGCTTCAGTAGGCAAGCTGGTGTAGGCCTCACGTTTCCTACTACCTCTCTTCTAGCTAACACTGTACATGCTAACCCTTTGCAAGCAAGTGCAATACATACCTCTCCTCTTCACACCTCCCAGCTTGCAGAACTAGCCTCGATCTTAGCAGCAAACCCAGCTATCCCACCTGCGCAGTCCCTCTCACAGAGTCGGCCACCTTCTGACAGCTCTCCTCTTGTAGCAAAACTGAAGTCTGATCCAGCCCAGGGACCAGGCCTGCAGACTGGGGAAGTACATCAGCTGCCCTCTGAATCTCAAGCACCCCAGACCAAGGAGAGCCTCTCTCTCCCAACTCAGGCACCTCCAAGTGTGGATGGTTCGTTTGGGGTGACCTCTCAGGCTCCTGGACCACTAACCACTGTGGAGAATCTGTCAAACAATAACAGTCAGACAGAGATGGGGCATGTACCAGCTGGGTCGACAGTCAATATGTCAGCTGGGGGTGTGGCTCTAACTGAAGGACTTGCAGCAGGGGTGTCAGGAGGCAGCATGCAGgcagcagatgtgtgtgtatcaggTATCTCTGCACCAAGTATGTCTACACAGAGTGTATCTTCCACAGGTGATGCAGTTgcagctgctgcactgctgcagcAGGAGTACCTGTCAGAGGAAGGAGGATCCTCCCCAAGGAGGAAGCTGAGGCTGGTGCTTCCTGAGAAGACGTCCAGCCGACCACCCACCGCACTGGAGAGGAAAATACGCTAA